Proteins from a genomic interval of Desulfovibrio piger:
- the hrpB gene encoding ATP-dependent helicase HrpB has protein sequence MKDSSAAARPYRCPDLPSAPVDAVRAELAGALEHGNAVLSAPPGAGKSSRVPLWLLEAPWLEGRKILLLEPRRVAARALARYAARLLGEDVGQTVGYRMRQESAVSARTRLEIITEGVLTRRLLADPELSGVGCVIFDEFHERSLHADMGLALCLESRAVLRPDLRLLVMSATLDSHKVAALLEDAPVIACEGRQFPVEERYLPLPPAAAHSGPQALWPHMADVIAALMRQESGSLLAFLPGTGEIRRVAELLEGRLPADTRLYPLYGMLSPQEQDAAIAPATAGERKVVLATAIAETSLTIEGIRLVVDAGLSRESRFDPASGLSRLETVRVSLAGARQRAGRAGRLEPGICCRLWQQAEEHGFRPQQRPEILDADLAPFCLQLAVWGARRPEDLPWLDLPPKAHLAVAREQLAGLGAIEPGTEELLPTPLGRQLVKLPLPPRLACLLLRAREHGYGALAACVASLLDERDPLPLADASLALRLDRFCAPGDGHGAFRRLRQWAERMARLADISTGNGSDASGASLLRTARQQLPHLGEVVALAYPERVALRSGENNGMAQYLMRNGKAAVLPLTDSLARQDMLAVAAVDAGTRGRIRLAAALEQDVLEKLFRSEITESEDLNVSPEGQVNARRRRRLGALLLDDAPLPRPDGDACALALCAFIRDQGLRVLPWDEPARQWLARVRLLHQTWGDPWPDLSDTWLLDELENWLAPHLGTCTDLRQLSAARLADALRCLLPYPLPRRLEQLAPAQWQAPSGRSHPIVYDAEGGPFVAAKLQEFFGCEDTPHIADGRVPLTLHLLSPAGRPLQITRDLGHFWRNGYPQVRAEMRGRYPRHPWPDDPLAAQATARTNRQLARGK, from the coding sequence ATGAAAGATTCCTCCGCCGCTGCCCGGCCTTACCGTTGCCCCGATCTTCCTTCCGCTCCTGTGGATGCCGTCCGTGCGGAACTTGCCGGCGCCCTGGAACACGGCAATGCCGTCCTGAGCGCCCCTCCCGGCGCCGGGAAAAGCAGCCGCGTGCCCCTGTGGCTGCTGGAGGCCCCCTGGCTGGAGGGCAGGAAGATCCTGCTGCTGGAGCCGCGCCGGGTGGCTGCCCGGGCCCTGGCGCGTTACGCCGCCCGCCTGCTGGGCGAGGACGTGGGCCAGACCGTGGGCTACCGCATGCGGCAGGAAAGCGCCGTCTCGGCTCGGACCCGGCTGGAGATCATCACCGAAGGGGTGCTGACCCGCCGCCTCCTGGCCGATCCCGAGCTCTCCGGCGTGGGCTGCGTCATCTTCGACGAATTCCACGAGCGTTCCCTGCATGCCGACATGGGGCTGGCCCTCTGTCTGGAGAGCCGGGCCGTGCTCCGGCCCGACCTGCGCCTGCTGGTCATGTCCGCCACGCTGGACAGCCACAAGGTGGCCGCCCTGCTGGAGGATGCGCCGGTCATCGCCTGCGAGGGCCGCCAGTTCCCCGTGGAAGAACGCTATCTGCCGCTGCCGCCCGCCGCGGCCCACAGCGGCCCCCAGGCCCTGTGGCCGCACATGGCCGATGTCATCGCGGCCCTCATGCGTCAGGAATCCGGCAGCCTGCTGGCCTTCCTGCCCGGCACGGGCGAGATCCGCCGTGTGGCCGAGCTGCTGGAAGGACGCCTGCCCGCCGATACCCGCCTCTACCCTCTTTACGGGATGCTGAGTCCGCAGGAACAGGATGCGGCCATCGCCCCGGCGACCGCAGGCGAGCGCAAGGTCGTCCTGGCCACGGCCATCGCCGAGACCTCCCTGACCATCGAAGGCATCCGCCTGGTGGTGGACGCAGGCCTTTCCCGCGAGAGCCGTTTTGATCCGGCCAGCGGTCTTTCCCGCCTGGAGACCGTGCGCGTCTCGCTGGCCGGGGCCCGGCAGCGGGCCGGTCGCGCCGGGCGTCTGGAGCCCGGCATCTGCTGCCGCCTGTGGCAGCAGGCCGAAGAACACGGCTTCCGCCCCCAGCAGCGGCCGGAGATCCTGGATGCGGACCTTGCGCCGTTCTGCCTGCAACTGGCCGTCTGGGGCGCACGCAGGCCCGAAGACCTGCCCTGGCTGGACCTGCCCCCCAAGGCCCATCTGGCCGTGGCCCGGGAACAGCTGGCCGGGCTGGGAGCCATCGAGCCCGGCACGGAGGAACTGCTGCCCACGCCCCTGGGCCGGCAGCTGGTAAAACTGCCCCTGCCGCCCCGGCTGGCCTGTCTGCTGCTGCGCGCCCGGGAACACGGATACGGCGCTCTGGCCGCCTGTGTGGCTTCCCTGCTGGATGAGCGCGATCCCCTGCCGCTGGCGGACGCCTCGCTGGCGCTGCGCCTGGACCGCTTCTGCGCGCCCGGCGACGGCCACGGAGCCTTCCGCCGTCTGCGCCAGTGGGCGGAACGTATGGCACGACTGGCGGACATCTCCACCGGCAACGGTTCCGATGCCTCCGGGGCTTCCCTGCTGCGCACGGCACGGCAACAGCTGCCCCATCTGGGCGAGGTCGTTGCCCTGGCCTATCCCGAGCGGGTGGCCCTGCGCAGCGGCGAGAACAACGGCATGGCCCAGTACCTCATGCGCAACGGCAAGGCTGCCGTCCTGCCCCTGACGGACAGTCTGGCCCGGCAGGACATGCTGGCCGTGGCCGCCGTGGATGCAGGCACGCGCGGCCGCATCCGTCTGGCCGCAGCGCTGGAGCAGGACGTGCTGGAAAAACTTTTCCGGTCAGAGATCACCGAAAGCGAAGACCTGAACGTCAGCCCGGAAGGCCAGGTCAATGCCCGCCGCCGTCGCCGTCTGGGGGCCCTGCTGCTGGACGATGCCCCGCTGCCCCGTCCCGATGGCGACGCCTGCGCCCTGGCCCTGTGTGCCTTCATCCGCGACCAGGGGCTGCGTGTCCTGCCCTGGGACGAGCCCGCGCGCCAATGGCTGGCCCGTGTGCGCCTGCTGCACCAGACATGGGGCGATCCCTGGCCCGATCTCTCCGATACCTGGCTGCTGGACGAGCTGGAAAACTGGCTGGCGCCCCATCTGGGCACCTGCACCGACCTGCGCCAGCTCTCCGCTGCCCGGCTGGCCGATGCCCTGCGCTGTCTGCTGCCCTACCCCCTGCCGCGACGACTCGAACAGCTGGCCCCCGCACAATGGCAGGCCCCTTCCGGCAGATCCCATCCCATCGTGTATGATGCCGAAGGCGGACCCTTCGTGGCCGCCAAGCTGCAGGAATTCTTCGGCTGCGAGGATACGCCCCACATCGCCGACGGGCGCGTGCCGCTGACCCTGCATCTGCTCTCGCCCGCCGGGCGCCCCCTGCAGATCACGCGTGACCTCGGCCACTTCTGGCGCAACGGCTACCCGCAGGTGCGTGCCGAGATGCGCGGCCGCTATCCGCGCCATCCCTGGCCCGATGACCCGCTGGCCGCCCAGGCCACGGCCCGCACCAACCGCCAGCTGGCCCGCGGCAAATAG
- a CDS encoding sigma-54 interaction domain-containing protein, which translates to MELKSNGIIGQSASLAGVFKILGKVAPTDSTVLVTGESGTGKELLVRALHAASPRADRPFVPVNCGAIPRDLLESELFGHEKGAFTHALRSRPGRFELADGGTIFLDEIGEMEPGLQVKILRVLQEKEIERVGGTGCRKVDVRIVAATNRDLEAAVAAGTFREDLYYRLNVIPIHLPPLRERGQDVLLLARHFLGRFCRKKERPPLELSPVVQRVLLAYAWPGNVRELENVMERLSVLVDGHVVAPEDLPARLLQSVGDIALLPEVEEYAPEADVLSGAGNGEPAAAASSPSSGFVWPDLQTLEARGMGLKEFLDAVEMHLIEEALQRTDGVKNQAAELLGIKRTTLIEKLKKKGL; encoded by the coding sequence ATGGAGCTCAAGAGCAACGGAATCATCGGGCAAAGCGCCAGCCTGGCCGGTGTGTTCAAGATCCTGGGCAAAGTGGCGCCCACGGACAGCACTGTGCTTGTAACCGGGGAATCGGGAACAGGCAAGGAATTGCTGGTGCGGGCCCTGCATGCTGCCAGCCCCAGGGCTGACAGACCCTTCGTGCCCGTCAACTGCGGCGCCATCCCCCGTGATCTTCTGGAAAGCGAACTTTTCGGCCATGAAAAGGGAGCCTTCACGCACGCCCTGCGTTCCCGCCCCGGCCGTTTCGAACTGGCGGACGGGGGCACCATCTTCCTGGACGAGATAGGCGAGATGGAGCCCGGCTTGCAGGTCAAGATCCTGCGCGTGCTGCAGGAAAAGGAAATAGAACGCGTGGGCGGCACGGGCTGCCGCAAGGTGGACGTGCGCATCGTGGCGGCCACCAACCGGGATCTGGAAGCCGCCGTGGCCGCGGGCACCTTCCGCGAAGATCTTTATTACCGCCTCAACGTCATCCCCATCCATCTGCCGCCCCTGCGCGAACGGGGGCAGGACGTCCTGCTGCTGGCCCGGCATTTTCTGGGCCGCTTCTGCCGCAAGAAGGAAAGGCCCCCGCTGGAGCTTTCGCCCGTCGTGCAGCGCGTCCTTCTGGCCTATGCCTGGCCTGGTAATGTCCGCGAACTGGAAAACGTCATGGAGCGCCTGAGCGTGCTGGTCGACGGGCATGTCGTGGCCCCGGAGGATCTGCCGGCGCGTCTGCTCCAGAGCGTGGGGGATATTGCCTTGTTGCCGGAAGTGGAGGAATATGCCCCTGAGGCTGACGTCCTTTCCGGTGCCGGGAACGGGGAGCCCGCTGCGGCTGCCTCCAGTCCTTCCTCTGGTTTCGTCTGGCCGGATCTCCAGACTCTGGAGGCCCGGGGGATGGGACTGAAAGAATTCCTGGATGCCGTGGAGATGCACCTGATCGAAGAGGCCCTGCAGCGGACCGACGGAGTGAAGAACCAGGCTGCGGAGCTTTTGGGCATCAAGCGGACGACCCTCATCGAAAAGTTGAAGAAAAAAGGCCTGTAG
- a CDS encoding DUF4851 domain-containing protein, translated as MNMKMASILCLVIMLAGCVAGQQRGLVGDTYVSSSQPALALKARDLPLMGSMTGASRLTSSGAMGGLLVDSWVTVYGKGDGASPLAIVAHGEVPNGWYWDGIMRHPFSINEGVETIGGVGFQACTYVTSEKRDAFLPLEDPEGARILAQDGQPPRRWLARMFANRFNFDSDKIVLEYREPLPEDITSITALPLGRADYIAAFEQRAREAFMVETAAVPAAGIMPQRNIGALQWRYMDETFWGTVSPYDRVDWR; from the coding sequence ATGAACATGAAAATGGCAAGTATCCTTTGTCTGGTCATCATGCTGGCCGGCTGTGTGGCCGGGCAGCAGCGCGGTCTGGTGGGCGATACCTATGTTTCGTCTTCCCAGCCCGCTCTTGCCCTCAAAGCCCGTGACCTGCCCCTGATGGGCAGCATGACGGGTGCCTCGCGCCTGACCAGTTCCGGCGCCATGGGAGGGCTTTTGGTGGACAGCTGGGTCACGGTCTACGGCAAGGGCGACGGCGCGTCGCCTCTGGCCATCGTGGCTCACGGCGAAGTCCCCAACGGCTGGTACTGGGACGGCATCATGCGCCATCCGTTCAGCATCAACGAAGGGGTGGAGACCATCGGCGGCGTGGGCTTCCAGGCCTGCACCTATGTCACCAGCGAAAAGCGTGATGCCTTCCTGCCCCTGGAAGACCCCGAGGGGGCCCGCATCCTCGCGCAGGACGGCCAGCCGCCCCGTCGCTGGCTGGCGCGCATGTTCGCCAACCGCTTCAATTTCGACAGTGACAAGATCGTACTGGAATACCGTGAGCCCCTGCCCGAGGACATCACCTCCATCACGGCCCTGCCTCTGGGGCGCGCCGACTATATCGCCGCATTCGAGCAGCGTGCCCGTGAAGCCTTCATGGTCGAGACCGCGGCTGTCCCTGCTGCAGGCATCATGCCGCAGCGCAACATCGGCGCATTGCAGTGGCGTTACATGGATGAAACGTTCTGGGGAACGGTCTCTCCCTATGACCGTGTGGACTGGCGTTAA
- a CDS encoding MucR family transcriptional regulator, which translates to MDDYLKEALEIARAQASVRVMSEEEITSFIQKVAAGIRTVAEGEMPVELDSADMQQDARKSIKEKSVTCLECGKTFKILTKRHLAMHGMDAAAYREKWGFKKDTPLVCKALQRERRRKMKDMKLWEKRRKAQ; encoded by the coding sequence ATGGATGATTATTTGAAAGAAGCACTGGAAATTGCCAGGGCGCAGGCCAGCGTGCGCGTCATGTCGGAAGAAGAAATCACTTCGTTTATCCAGAAAGTGGCTGCCGGTATCCGTACCGTCGCCGAGGGCGAAATGCCTGTGGAGCTGGATTCCGCCGACATGCAGCAGGATGCCCGCAAGTCCATCAAGGAAAAGTCTGTAACGTGTCTTGAATGCGGCAAGACTTTCAAGATCCTCACCAAGCGCCATCTGGCCATGCACGGCATGGATGCCGCGGCCTATCGCGAAAAGTGGGGCTTCAAGAAAGATACGCCTCTGGTGTGCAAGGCGCTGCAGCGCGAGCGTCGCCGCAAAATGAAAGACATGAAGCTGTGGGAAAAGCGTCGCAAGGCCCAATAG
- the bioB gene encoding biotin synthase BioB, protein MNHPVFPVPATPAEAVRLLDAPLEALLDSAAALRERHHGKRISLCAIINARSGDCGMDCRFCSQSSHNHTPIAHFPFLEATELRERILRLAVWPVRRIGIVTSGGALEEQELHCLLAVVRDLPEDVRRRVCTSLGRLPEKHLRELEQAGVRRYHHNLETSRAYYPRICSTQLWDQRRDTVLRAQATGLSVCAGGLFGLGESWEDRMDFAFSLRELGVRHVPMNFLHPHPQTPLAAQPLLEPEEALRIIALFRHILPEASLRICGGRPETLRERQGDMFRAGADALMTGDYLTTQGMGVEEDIRMIEAAGLEVARP, encoded by the coding sequence ATGAACCATCCTGTTTTTCCCGTACCCGCCACGCCCGCTGAAGCGGTCCGTCTTCTTGATGCGCCGCTGGAGGCCCTGCTGGACAGCGCCGCTGCCCTGCGCGAGCGGCATCACGGCAAGCGCATCAGCCTGTGCGCCATCATCAATGCCCGCAGCGGCGATTGCGGCATGGACTGCCGTTTCTGTTCCCAGAGCAGCCACAACCACACGCCCATCGCCCATTTCCCCTTTCTGGAGGCCACCGAACTGCGTGAACGCATCCTGCGGCTGGCTGTCTGGCCCGTGCGCCGTATCGGCATCGTGACCAGCGGAGGGGCCCTGGAAGAGCAGGAACTGCATTGCCTGCTGGCTGTGGTGCGTGACCTGCCGGAAGACGTGCGTCGCCGGGTCTGCACCTCGCTGGGGAGGTTGCCGGAAAAACATCTGCGCGAACTGGAACAGGCCGGTGTGCGCCGCTATCATCATAATCTGGAGACATCGCGTGCCTATTATCCCCGCATCTGTTCCACACAGCTCTGGGACCAGCGTCGGGATACGGTGCTGCGTGCGCAGGCAACGGGCCTTTCGGTCTGCGCCGGCGGGCTGTTCGGCCTGGGCGAGAGCTGGGAGGACAGGATGGACTTTGCCTTCAGCCTGCGGGAGCTGGGCGTGCGCCATGTGCCCATGAATTTTCTGCATCCCCATCCGCAGACGCCGCTGGCCGCACAGCCCCTGCTGGAACCGGAGGAGGCCCTGCGCATCATCGCCCTGTTCCGGCACATCCTGCCCGAAGCCAGCCTGCGCATCTGCGGCGGACGGCCCGAGACCTTGCGGGAGCGCCAGGGCGACATGTTCCGGGCCGGGGCCGATGCCCTGATGACCGGTGACTACCTGACCACGCAGGGCATGGGCGTGGAAGAGGACATCCGCATGATCGAAGCCGCGGGGCTGGAGGTGGCACGTCCATGA
- the bioA gene encoding adenosylmethionine--8-amino-7-oxononanoate transaminase, translating into MSAGKMTAGLPGDRGPVQGFFVTGTGTDMGKTAFTAALLRALRGRGVAAQALKPVQTGVRPEQLATSALADGVAYARAVADLPILPPAPAATLHCFRLPASPHLAAGEEGQRLTVAGLAEDVRAHWQETETSLLLVEGAGGMAVPINEEEDTLDFMAALDLPVLLVGSNCLGALNHVLLSLQALRLKGLRPAAVVLMAPEEPEGLSAGERHDRERVLADNPEFLRRRLAAWGEDAPVVVLPRVARLDAAGWQELADACAVLLPALSRHVPPLTGQAAAVGNEEPLPLRDRRILWHPYTSVVDPLPVFAAARSHHNRIVLDDGRELVDGMSSWWTAIHGYNHPRLVAAAQRQAGRMPHVMFGGLTHAPAVELGERLLTMLPQGLARVFLADSGSVSVEVALKMALQYQQGIGQKQRTCFLTPRGGYHGDTTGAMSVCDPVTGMHCLFTHMLPRQIFMERPSCRFDQPFDPASLDDARRIFAEQGERIAAVILEPLVQGAGGMWFYHPDYLRGMARLCREHGALLVFDEIATGFGRTGTLFAAERAGVCPDILCCGKALTGGVMTLAATACTEEVAQGICRDGMVFMHGPTFMGNALACAVACASLDILAEGRWQEQVAMLETALTAGLAPCRELPQVEDVRVLGSIGVMETTRPVNMAAMQDFFVRRGVWIRPFNRLVYVMPPYVSPREDVERLCAAMHDVLSLPGMLA; encoded by the coding sequence ATGAGTGCAGGAAAGATGACAGCGGGTCTCCCCGGCGACAGGGGCCCCGTACAGGGATTTTTCGTGACCGGCACCGGGACGGACATGGGCAAGACCGCGTTCACGGCGGCCTTGCTGCGGGCCCTGCGTGGCCGGGGCGTGGCGGCCCAGGCCCTCAAGCCCGTCCAGACCGGTGTGCGGCCGGAGCAGCTGGCGACCTCCGCTCTGGCCGACGGCGTGGCCTACGCGCGCGCCGTGGCCGACCTGCCGATCTTGCCCCCGGCGCCTGCGGCGACCCTGCACTGTTTCCGTCTGCCCGCCTCGCCGCATCTGGCGGCAGGGGAAGAAGGGCAGCGCCTGACGGTGGCCGGGCTGGCCGAGGATGTCCGGGCCCACTGGCAGGAGACGGAGACCTCCCTGCTGCTGGTGGAAGGTGCGGGCGGCATGGCTGTCCCCATCAATGAGGAAGAAGACACGCTGGATTTCATGGCGGCCCTGGATCTGCCTGTCCTGCTGGTGGGCAGCAACTGTCTGGGCGCGCTCAACCATGTGTTGCTCTCCCTGCAGGCCCTGCGCCTGAAGGGACTGCGCCCGGCGGCGGTGGTCCTGATGGCGCCGGAAGAGCCGGAAGGCCTGAGCGCCGGGGAACGGCATGACCGGGAACGGGTGCTGGCCGACAATCCTGAATTTTTGCGTCGCCGTCTGGCGGCCTGGGGCGAGGATGCGCCTGTGGTCGTCCTGCCCCGTGTGGCCCGGCTGGATGCGGCGGGCTGGCAGGAGCTGGCCGATGCCTGCGCCGTGCTGCTGCCTGCGCTGTCCCGGCATGTGCCGCCCCTGACAGGACAGGCGGCAGCCGTGGGCAACGAAGAGCCCCTGCCGCTGCGGGACAGGCGCATCCTTTGGCATCCGTACACGTCCGTGGTGGATCCTTTGCCGGTCTTCGCGGCCGCGCGCAGCCACCACAACCGCATCGTGCTGGACGACGGCCGGGAGCTGGTGGACGGCATGTCCTCGTGGTGGACGGCCATCCACGGCTACAACCATCCGCGTCTGGTGGCTGCGGCCCAGCGGCAGGCCGGGAGGATGCCGCATGTGATGTTCGGCGGTCTGACCCATGCGCCTGCCGTGGAGCTGGGCGAACGCCTTTTGACCATGCTGCCGCAGGGCCTGGCGCGCGTCTTTCTGGCGGATTCCGGCTCCGTGTCGGTGGAAGTGGCTTTGAAGATGGCCCTGCAATACCAGCAGGGCATCGGCCAGAAGCAGCGCACCTGCTTCCTCACGCCCCGGGGCGGTTATCACGGCGATACCACCGGCGCCATGTCGGTGTGCGATCCCGTGACCGGAATGCACTGCCTGTTCACGCATATGCTGCCGCGCCAGATCTTCATGGAGCGGCCTTCCTGCCGTTTCGACCAGCCTTTCGATCCGGCCAGCCTGGATGACGCCCGCCGCATCTTCGCGGAGCAGGGCGAGCGCATCGCGGCGGTCATCCTTGAGCCGCTGGTGCAGGGCGCGGGCGGCATGTGGTTCTATCATCCCGACTATTTGCGCGGCATGGCCCGCCTGTGCCGTGAGCACGGGGCCCTGCTGGTCTTCGACGAGATCGCCACGGGCTTTGGCCGTACCGGGACGCTGTTCGCCGCGGAGCGGGCCGGTGTCTGCCCGGACATCCTGTGCTGCGGCAAGGCCCTGACCGGCGGCGTCATGACGCTGGCCGCCACGGCCTGCACGGAAGAAGTGGCCCAGGGCATCTGCCGGGACGGCATGGTCTTCATGCACGGGCCCACGTTCATGGGCAATGCCCTGGCCTGTGCCGTGGCCTGCGCCAGCCTGGACATCCTGGCTGAAGGGCGTTGGCAGGAGCAGGTGGCCATGCTGGAAACGGCCCTGACAGCGGGCCTGGCTCCCTGCCGGGAACTGCCGCAGGTGGAAGATGTGCGTGTGCTGGGCAGCATCGGCGTGATGGAGACCACCCGGCCGGTGAACATGGCCGCCATGCAGGACTTTTTCGTGCGGCGGGGCGTCTGGATACGGCCCTTCAACCGTTTGGTCTATGTGATGCCGCCCTATGTGAGCCCCCGCGAGGACGTGGAGCGCCTCTGCGCGGCCATGCACGATGTGCTGTCCCTGCCCGGCATGCTGGCGTAG